The Methanoculleus marisnigri JR1 genome window below encodes:
- a CDS encoding YhbY family RNA-binding protein yields MSRESFQDLKPTIWIGKRGITNVMIDEIRRQLKDRKVVKVRWLRNTEVDPEEIAASAGAVLVEVRGRTLVLTERRNRSPGHNPRNI; encoded by the coding sequence ATGAGCAGAGAATCGTTTCAGGATCTCAAGCCCACCATCTGGATCGGGAAACGCGGCATCACGAACGTCATGATCGACGAGATCCGGCGGCAACTCAAAGATCGGAAGGTCGTCAAAGTGAGATGGCTCAGGAACACCGAGGTCGATCCGGAGGAGATAGCGGCATCGGCCGGTGCGGTTCTGGTCGAGGTCCGGGGGCGGACGCTTGTCCTCACGGAGCGGCGGAACCGATCGCCCGGGCACAATCCTCGAAATATATAA
- a CDS encoding 30S ribosomal protein S19e, which translates to MTTVYDIPADMLIRQVAEEFKTNSQIQPPDWAAFAKTGVHKEMPPENDDWWYVRAAAVFRRIYIDGPVGIQRMRSAYGGKYNRGAAPNRFKRGSGSVVRKIFQQLEAAGYVAHGSGGRTVTPAGRSFLDNVANGLKSEAATTAPGLAKY; encoded by the coding sequence ATGACGACTGTATATGACATCCCTGCCGATATGCTCATCCGGCAGGTGGCAGAAGAATTCAAGACAAATTCGCAGATTCAGCCCCCCGACTGGGCCGCTTTTGCAAAGACGGGGGTACACAAAGAGATGCCCCCCGAGAATGACGACTGGTGGTACGTGCGTGCGGCGGCGGTTTTCCGGCGCATCTACATCGACGGCCCTGTTGGCATCCAGAGGATGCGCTCCGCCTACGGCGGCAAGTATAACCGCGGCGCGGCTCCGAACCGGTTCAAGCGGGGGAGCGGGTCGGTCGTTCGGAAGATCTTCCAGCAGCTCGAAGCGGCAGGGTACGTCGCCCACGGTAGTGGGGGACGCACGGTAACCCCGGCGGGCAGGTCCTTCCTTGACAACGTTGCAAACGGCCTGAAATCAGAGGCCGCCACAACCGCCCCGGGCCTTGCGAAGTACTGA